Sequence from the Gloeocapsopsis dulcis genome:
ATAGAAATTGCCAGAAATGAGCTGCGGCTTGCACGCGATCGACTTCTGGGTAGCTTTGGGCGATCGCGGCTTCTTTGCCACTTGCATTCGGACACGGTGACAAGATTACGGAAATACGGATTTGAGTGCGGTCATCTCCCAGTTGTTGACGCAATGCTTTTACAACAGGACGCACCCAGGTTGTTATTTCCCCTGGACCATTTGAGAGAATTAGAATATCAATTTCTGACATGAATTACTTATATCTTTGATAATTTTTGTTAATTTAGACGCAAGTAATGACTTTAGTGGTTGTCAACAAATTAGAAGAATTATTGCAACTTTTTTATCAAATTGTGTCAGATGAGTGGTAAAACTCCCGACTGGTAAGCATTTTCTGGTAAAAAACACTTTAGAGCCGAAAAAAAAGCACAAGGTCTAAAGACGAATTGTCCACGATCTTACGCAGTTCAAGATAGAGAACACGCATTCACAGAAGGAGCCTTACCTGAATGTTTACACACGTCAAGTCCACCATTCGTCACATTGCTCCTGAAAGTCTCCAGGGGCGTTCCTTAATCAAGGTGGTCTATGTCGTGCTTGAGTCACAGTATCAGAGTGCATTGTCGCAAGCAGTACGCAAGATCAATGCCAACAACTCATCTGTGGCTATTGAAATTAGTGGCTACTTGGTTGAAGAACTCCGAGACGCAGAAAACTATGAGGACTTCAAACGTGACGTTGCCGAGGCAAATATATTTATCGCTTCATTAATTTTTATCGAAGACTTGGCAGACAAAGTCGTTGCAGCAGTCGAGCCACACCGCGATCGCTTAGATGCAGCGGTTGTTTTCCCTTCTATGCCACAAGTGATGCGCCTGAATAAAATGGGCAGCTTCTCGATGGCACAGTTAGGGCAATCTAAAAGTGCCATAGCACAATTTATGCGCAAGCGCAAGGAAAAATCTGGCTCGTCGTTCCAAGATGGCATGCTCAAGCTGTTGCAAACACTACCAAAAGTGCTGAAGTACCTACCAATGGACAAAGCACAAGATGCGCGTAACTTTATGTTGAGCTTTCAGTATTGGCTGGGTGGTTCGCCGGAAAACTTGGAAAACTTCTTGCTGATGTTGGCAGATAAATACGTACCTTCACTGCAGCAAAAGGTAAAATTCCAAGATCCCGTAACTTATCCTGACATGGGAATTTGGCATCCCTTAGCACCACAGATGTTTGAGGATGTCAAAGAATACTTCAACTGGTACAACAACCGCAAAGATATTCCTAGCGATCTCAAAGATCCTCTCGCGCCATGTGTTGGTTTAGTGTTGCAACGTACGCACCTTGTTACAGGTGATGATGCGCATTACGTCGCAATGGTGCAAGAAATCGAAGCAATGGGCGCACGGGTCATTTCAGTGTTTGCTGGTGGTTTGGACTTTTCTAAACCTGTGGATGCTTATTTTTATGATAAGGGGCGAGGGGAAGGAGTTGCGTTGGTTGATACTGTAGTATCACTTACGGGTTTTGCGTTAGTTGGAGGGCCTGCTAGACAAGATCATCCAAAAGCAATTGAGTCACTCAAGCGTTTGAATCGCCCTTACATGGTGGCATTGCCATTAGTGTTTCAAACCACCGAAGAGTGGCAAGATAGCGATCTAGGATTGCACCCGATTCAAGTGGCGTTGCAGATTGCGATCCCCGAACTCGATGGCGCAATTGAACCGATTATTTTATCAGGAAGAGATGGGACAACCGGAAAAGCGATCGCACTACAAGACCGGATTGAAGCTGTCGCGCAACGGGCTTTAAAATGGGCAAATTTGCGCCGCAAGCCAAAACTGCAAAAGCGCGTCGCAATTACTGTATTTAGCTTTCCACCGGACAAAGGTAATGTGGGAACGGCAGCTTATCTTGATGTGTTTGGTTCGATTTACGAAGTGATGCAATCATTACAGCGGAATGGCTATGACGTGCAGAACTTGCCAGAGTCCGCCGAAAAGCTGATGCAAGAAGTGATTCACGATGCCCAAGCGCAGTACAGCAGCCCTGAATTAAATATTGCCTATCAGATGTCAGTTCCCCAATATGAGGAGCTTACACCTTATTCAGAAAGATTAGAAGAAAACTGGGGACCACCGCCAGGACATTTGAATAGCGATGGGCAAAATCTGCTAATTTACGGTAAACTCTTCGGAAATGTGTTTATCGGTGTACAGCCGACGTTTGGTTACGAAGGCGATCCGATGCGATTATTGTTCTCGCGTTCTGCAAGTCCCCATCATGGTTTTGCCGCTTACTACACGTATTTAGAACGTATTTGGCAAGCTGACGCGGTGTTGCACTTTGGTACGCATGGCTCGTTAGAATTTATGCCAGGTAAGCAGATCGGGATGTCTGGCGAGTGTTACCCAGATAACTTGATTGGTACAATTCCTAACATTTACTACTACGCAGCCAATAACCCCAGCGAAGCCACGATCGCCAAACGCCGGAGTTATGCAGAAACGATCTCTTACTTGACTCCACCTGCTGAAAATGCCGGACTATACAAGGGTTTGAAAGAACTGAGTGAACTGATTGCTTCGTACCAAACCCTTAAAGACAGCGGACGCGGGATTCCGATCGTCAATACAATCGTGGACAAGTGTCGCATTGTCAATTTGGATAAAGATATTGCTTTACCTGAAACCGATGCGAGGGATATATCGGCGGAAGAACGCGATACGATTGTGGGTTTGGTGTATCGTAAGTTGATGGAAATCGAGTCGCGACTTTTACCGTGTGGTTTGCACGTTATTGGCAAGCCTCCGACAGCAGAAGAAGCGATCGCAACTCTAGTTAATATCGCCGAACTCGATCGCCAAGAAGAAGAAATTCTTAGTTTGCCGCGAATTATCGCCAACAGCATCAATCGCGATATTGATGAAATTTATCGCAATAGCGATCGCGGTATTCTCGAAGATGTCCAACTCCTACAAGAAATCACACTTGCTACGCGCGATGCTGTCAGCGCCTTAGTTAAAGCCCAAACCGACGCGGATGGACGTGTTTCTAAAGTTTCCAAGCTCAATTTCTTCAACATGGGCAAAAAAGAACCTTGGTTAGAAGCATTGCATCAAGCAGACTACCCCAAAGTCGATCCCCAAGCGTTAAAGCCACTATTTGAGTATCTCGAATTCTGCTTACAGCAAATTGTCGCCGATAACGAACTCGGTGCATTACTTAAAGCCCTAGAAGGAGAATACGTCCTTCCTGGACCTGGTGGCGATCCGATTCGTAATCCCGACGTTCTTCCTACTGGCAAAAATATTCACGCCCTCGATCCCCAATCGATCCCGACAACGGCTGCGGTGCAATCTGCTAAAATTGTTGTCGATCGCTTGATTGCACGGCAAAAAGCGGATAATGGCGGTCAATATCCCGAAACGATCGCCTGCGTTCTCTGGGGTACTGACAACATCAAAACTTATGGTGAATCCCTTGCGCAGATCATGTGGATGGTAGGGGTGCGTCCTGTTCCTGATGCGTTGGGAAGAGTCAATAAACTCGAATTGATTCCGCTAGAAGAATTAGGACGTCCGCGTATTGATGTTGTTGTCAACTGTTCAGGTGTGTTCCGCGACTTGTTCATCAACCAAATGAACCTTTTGGATCAAGCTGTAAAAATGGCAGCAGAAGCCGATGAACCGCCATCGATGAACTTTATCCGCAAACACGCGATGCAACAAGCCGAGGAAATGGGCATTAACTTACGTCAAGCCGCGACTCGTGTCTTCTCGAATGCTTCTGGTTCCTACTCTTCTAACATCAACTTAGCGGTAGAAAACAGCACCTGGGATAGTGAAGCCGAGTTACAGGAAATGTACCTCAAGCGCAAGTCCTTTGCCTTCACCTCAGATAACCCTGGGACAATGGAAGAATCGCGGAAGATTTTTGAGAGTTCTTTAAAAACCGCAGAAGTAACCTTCCAAAACCTAGATTCATCTGAGATTAGCCTTACCGATGTATCACACTACTTTGACTCCGATCCCACAAAGGTAGTCGCAAGTTTACGCGGTGATGGTAAAACCCCAGCGGCTTACATTGCAGATACTACAACAGCAAACGCACAAGTCCGTAGTTTATCCGAAACAGTACGCCTCGACGCCCGCACAAAACTACTTAATCCCAAGTGGTACGAGGGAATGTTGAGTCACGGCTACGAAGGTGTCCGCGAACTCTCGAAACGCTTAGTGAATACAATGGGTTGGAGTGCAACAGCAGGGGCTGTCGATAACTGGATTTATGAGGATACTAATGCCACATTTATCCAAGACGAAGCAATGCGCCAGCGATTAATGAATCTGAACCCGCATTCATTCCGCAAGGTGGTAGCAACTTTATTAGAAGTCAACGGACGCGGTTATTGGGAAACAAGTGAAAGCAACCTCGAACTACTACGTGAGTTATATCAAGAAGTAGAAGACCGCATCGAAGGAATCGAGTAGCTCTCAGTAGAATAGATTGATGAGTAGGGTGGGTATTGCCTATCCTACTATTTTCTTTTTGGGATAAAGTACTAATGACATTGCTGACACTCAACCTCAAACCTGTTATTGAATTAAGGGGGGAGAAAATCTGCGAGATGAGTTTATTTCGAATCTGAATTAATGTGGTATTAAGTGGATATTAAAATAATTTTTGCTATACAAAATAAGTAGGAGTCAACAAGATAAACTGCTAGCTAAAATTGTATTAAGTGCTTCTGATGCAAACATTCCTTTTAACCAGCTATATCAGAAGATCAATGCCTAAACCAAAGCAACGCTTAACGCCTGCCTAAATATAATCTTGTATAATTCATGAGAATCTCTCTAATTTCCTTTGAGTCCTTTGAGTCCTTTGTGGTTCGTTATCTCTCAATATACTAATCCCTTAAATAACCGCTAACAAAATGCCTAATCAATGGGATGCCAAACTCTACGATCGCAACCACTCCTTCGTTTCAGAATTAGCCACAAATTTAATCGATTTACTTGCACCACAAGCAGGCGAGCGCATTCTTGATTTAGGTTGTGGTACAGGTTTTCTAACTGACAAAATTGCGAGTCAAGGAGTAGAAGTTATTGGTATTGATTATGCTACAACAATGATTGAACAAGCGCGTGATAAATACCCACAATTGCATTTTGAAGTATTAGATGCGAGGAACTTACATTATCAAGAAGAATTTGATGCGGTTTTCTCTAACGCTGCACTCCATTGGATTACAGAACCAGAAAAAGTGATATTTGGAATTCATCAAGCTTTAAAACCAGGTGGGCGTTTTGTTGCAGAGTTTGGTGGACAAGGTAATATAAAAGGAATTACTACAGCGCTATATCAAGCTTTAGAAAAAGCTAGTTATCCTGTGAATAAAATACCAAGGATTTGGTATTTTCCGAGTATCGCAGAGTATGGAAGTTTACTAGAAAAGCATGATTTACAACTCATATTTGCTACTCTTTTTAATCGCCCTACACGCTTGGAAGAAGGAGAAAAAGGAATGCAAAACTGGTTGAAAATGTTTGCTAATAGTTTTTTAAATACATTTTCTGCTGAGCAACAAGCAAATATTATTTCTGATATAGAAAATCAATTACGCCCAGTGTTGTATCAAAATGGCACTTGGTTTGCTGATTACTGCCGTATACGGATCGTTGCAGTTAAAGAGTAAAGGACAGCCCAGATGGCTATCCCACAATTTAGTTAAGTGACTGGTGTCATGATAATAGCTTGATAATATCAGGGTAAAGCGTGCACACAGAGGGGAGCTTGGAGTTTAAGGGCGGATTATGAGCACCGAAAAAATGTTGCCAAAAGCAATTATTTGTGACTTAGACGGTACGTGTAATATCTATCAACACTACATCCAGTCAAAACGGAAGAACTGGAAAGCTTTCTATAAAGCCTTAGGTGACGTGGTGCATGAATTTTGTCGAGACATAGTGATGATGTATAAGCAGCGAGGGGATACAATTGTTCTAGTGACAGGCAGACCAGAAGAATATAAACCACCAACTGAGGAATGGCTTTCTGCTCATGGGGTTGAATACGATCTCCTGTTAATGAGAAAAACCGGAGACTCTAGAAAAGACTTTATCGTCAAACAAGAACTTTACGAGCAGTATATAAAAAGCAAATATGACATCTTATTTGTGCTTGAGGATCGAGCGCAAGTTGTCAAAATGTGGAGAGAGCAAGGGCTTACCTGTCTTCAGGTAGCAGAAAGGCAATTTTTGAGGCTATCCAGGCTATATGACTTACTGGGATTTGACCATACCCACCTTGTTAATTTTGCTTAATTTTCCTCAGAGAAGTGATTGTATCAAGTTAAAATTATTTGCTTTTACTATCTTTTTCATGTTGAAATTTTTTTAGTTCCTTAAGCAATTCAGTCACGTAAAGCTCAAATTCTAGGTTTCGTTTTTGAACTAGTTTAATTACAGGTCTATCAAAAAGATTGATGACAATATTACCCAATCGAATACCTAGGGGTTTTAAATGTCCACCTTCTAAAGTTCTCAGGAAATCTTTAGGTGGTTTTTTTAGAGTATTAATAAACCACTGACAGGTTGATTTAGCAATATTGTCTGACTTAAAACATACTAAACCCAAAAGATTAAATAGACCGCTTTCCTGGATTAAGTTAAAGGTTTCTTCAGGAGTTGGTTCAACACCCAAACCAAGATAGTCAATGAAATTTGCTAAAAATTGAGGTCGAATTGCACTGGCTGTGTCGCTAATATCAGGAGCTAATAGAATAGATTCCTGTCCTTTAATGAAGATACTGTTGATAATAATATCTCGGTTCACGTAAGCGTGAATCAGTTGACGAACTTCATCAATTTTTTGTGTCAGCTCATCAACAAGGATGTTAATGTCCGCAACGACACTTTGAATCTGAGCCTCATCCGAAGTCTTAGACAGCAGCTTCCAAATGAACTGTTTTCGCTCTTGAGAATTCTCCGGTAGATTACTAAATCCTTCTAAAAGGGAGATATATTTACAACCAAGGCTATGCCCAATCCAAGAAAAGTTCTTATCATCTAGATAGGCTTCATAGGCATACCCCTCAAAGCTTGCCATCCTCACTAGCTCTGGTAGAATCTCATATTGTTCTCTGATCAGAAAACCAGCTTCTATATAATGGTTAAAAGTAAAATTAAACGGCAGTAGAATAATTGTGTATCCTTGCTCGAATAAACACTGAAGTAGATAGCGATAAAAAATCATAGGACCAAACGTACCAAAGAAAGCCCCTGCAATAAATTGAATTACGCCTTTAGGTTGTGGATGAAGAGCAACCCAACTGTGAGAAACTGGTCTAAATCTCAGTTTTAGATTCATATTTTCAATGACTTAGAAACATCACAAACGTCGAGCGTGGGGACTTAGAGCACCACAGTGAAATTGAGAGCAATGGCTACGGATTGAAGACCAAGGGCTGGTCGAATTGCTCTTTAGGCAATAGGTTTTGACCACACCCATGAGCCATCGCTCATAAACGCTAACTTGACAACGCCTTAGTTGCACATCAGGTCATTTTAATTAAAGTGCCGAGATATCAACCATCAAGTTGCAAGTATCTCGGCAGATTAAAAAGCTAGCTGCTAGTACTAAGTGTAAAGAGTCCACCATTTTGAACAGGTAAGGAATAGGCAATCTGATCGAGTCCTCTGTCAGTAATATTATCCTGGGACAGATCGCCAAAGAAAGTTCCACGGTGTTCAGGCGTTACCTGAAGATTAATATCGGTTAAAGGTCCAGCAAGAGAAGAAAGGAAGATTTCTGCATAGCCTCTAACTTCAAAATCTAGGCTGTTTAGTAATTCAGGTTTAGCAACAATGTTGGGTTGTATAATAAATAGACCTGTTGCTCCGGCTGCTAAAAATAATGGCGAAAATCTAAATTTGTTTCCAGCAATGGCAGCATTATCTACGCTTAAACTCCCAGAGATATTGTTTCCTGAAGTATCAAGAAATGCTATTATATCATCCAAGTTCCTAGGGGGAGTTAGGCGAGTAGTAAATACTAGAGATAACACTAAATCAAAAGAACTTAAATTAGCAATTGTCAGGAAATAACCTTGAATAACATTACGACTCAAATTCCTGGCTTCTTGAGGTACTGCTGGCGGTAAGTCTTGAGGTAACTGAGATTTTAATAACAGTTCAAAGGTCGAAATCAACATAGTCAACTCTCCTTTCAAATCTAGAGACGTAGAAAGCTAATGTCCCGCTTAACATCGGATTTGTAAGGTAGGACAAAATAGCGAAGAATACACTGTGCGTAAAGATAAGAGCAATTACCTTGAATAAGGTTGAAGTGAATGACAATCACACTTCAAATACACAAGGCTTCAAGCCCCTCATTAACTTTTAATCAGGAGGACTGCATAAAATTCCAGAAAACTGCGGAACAAATTTTGGTTTTTCAGCAAGGTTAAATACTAGTGAAGCTGACTCCGTCCGCTATGCAAGAGCTGAAATTCCTATTAGCCAAGGGTTGTTAATTTTTCTTAAGATAGTTAGGTATGCCGCTTCTCTATGACTAACAGTGATTGATTGAAAACTATTTATGCAATTGTCGAATTCCCAATCCTACGAACCCATTGAAATTGTTACACCATCCCCGTCCGCTTCTAAAAGATTGATAGCAATTTTTAGGTATTACAAACAGGCGATTGCGCTGAGCGCACGCTACGCGATCGCACTTGGAATTTGGGTTATGGTACAGGCTATCTAGCTAACAAGATTGATCAAAGACTAAAAGAAACTTCTAAATGATCTAGTCAGTCATTTCTGAGATTAATGCATCAGAAATTTATCTAACTGCTGTCTCGATCAGTTTCACATTTTAGCAGTTCTTGAATTTGAGCCATCAAAAGAGGTAAGTTATTCTGAACTGTATTCCAAAGAATTTTTAAATTAACTTGAAAGTATTTATGGGCAATGACATTTCTCATATCACCCATTAACCGCCAATATCTTCCACACGGAGTTGCCAGTTTCTAGAAGGCACGAATTACATCCTTCAAAACAGGTTCTTGCAAATGTTCTCGTAGAGCATCTTTAGTGCCTAAATCCACCGCACATCCTAAAATATCTTCTATATAGTGCTGAACTCTAAATAGGTCAAACAATCCCACATCAATAGAAAATTCAACCAAAAAATCAATATCACTCTCAGATGTTGCTTCATTTCGAGCAACGGAACCAAATAATTCTAGAGATTTAACTCCTAGTTTCTTTAGTTCTTCTTGATGTGCTGCCAAAATTGATAAGACTTCTTCCTGTTTCATTGCAGGATTAGGTTAAGAGCTTGACCTCTGTTTAACTCTATCACAGTGTAAAATTGCGAGTAAAGGAGTAGAAGTTTGTGATTAAAGAGTTTTGAAGGACAGCCAAGATGACTATCCCACAATTAAATTAACTTAACTTACCGATTGATGCCATGATAATCTTGAAAAGATTGATAGCAATTTTTCTGCTCATATAGATAACACTCATCAGTAATCTGCTGCATTAAAGACAAAGAAAACTGCGATTCGCCATGTAAATAATCTGCCCAATTTTCTTGCAAACTGCTGTATGCTAAGCGCAAATTATACGAAGGAATAGCAGTAGAAATATGATGCGGAACGTGAACATTAATATCGTGGCAGAGAAACTCGATCCAACGTGGATAATTGCAATGAACTGTACCCGATAATTGTGCTGTAGCTGCATTCCAATCGCTTCCTACAGTGAAAGGAATATCAGACACTGTATGGTGAACCAGCGTAAACGTACTCATCCAGAAATGGTAGACTAGCCACGGCATCAGCCAAAATTTGACAAAGCCCCAAATTCCAGTTGTTGCAATTAAAACTGGAAAAGCGATCGCCGCAAATATCACCACAACTGCTACTGATAGCTTCACCTGATTGCGGTTCTTACCAGAAAACTGCGACCAATCAAAGTGCATAATTGCCCAGTGTGCAATTGATCCTACCCACCAAAATCGACCGCGTACTAAGCGATAACCCCATTGGGTAAATTTATCTGAACTGGCGTAAACTTCAGGGCGAAAGGGTTGCCAAGCGTTGTCTACATCGAGTTTGTTGGTATGC
This genomic interval carries:
- a CDS encoding LNS2 domain-containing protein; the encoded protein is MSTEKMLPKAIICDLDGTCNIYQHYIQSKRKNWKAFYKALGDVVHEFCRDIVMMYKQRGDTIVLVTGRPEEYKPPTEEWLSAHGVEYDLLLMRKTGDSRKDFIVKQELYEQYIKSKYDILFVLEDRAQVVKMWREQGLTCLQVAERQFLRLSRLYDLLGFDHTHLVNFA
- a CDS encoding DUF1350 family protein, coding for MNLKLRFRPVSHSWVALHPQPKGVIQFIAGAFFGTFGPMIFYRYLLQCLFEQGYTIILLPFNFTFNHYIEAGFLIREQYEILPELVRMASFEGYAYEAYLDDKNFSWIGHSLGCKYISLLEGFSNLPENSQERKQFIWKLLSKTSDEAQIQSVVADINILVDELTQKIDEVRQLIHAYVNRDIIINSIFIKGQESILLAPDISDTASAIRPQFLANFIDYLGLGVEPTPEETFNLIQESGLFNLLGLVCFKSDNIAKSTCQWFINTLKKPPKDFLRTLEGGHLKPLGIRLGNIVINLFDRPVIKLVQKRNLEFELYVTELLKELKKFQHEKDSKSK
- a CDS encoding nucleotidyltransferase family protein, which translates into the protein MKQEEVLSILAAHQEELKKLGVKSLELFGSVARNEATSESDIDFLVEFSIDVGLFDLFRVQHYIEDILGCAVDLGTKDALREHLQEPVLKDVIRAF
- a CDS encoding magnesium chelatase subunit H: MFTHVKSTIRHIAPESLQGRSLIKVVYVVLESQYQSALSQAVRKINANNSSVAIEISGYLVEELRDAENYEDFKRDVAEANIFIASLIFIEDLADKVVAAVEPHRDRLDAAVVFPSMPQVMRLNKMGSFSMAQLGQSKSAIAQFMRKRKEKSGSSFQDGMLKLLQTLPKVLKYLPMDKAQDARNFMLSFQYWLGGSPENLENFLLMLADKYVPSLQQKVKFQDPVTYPDMGIWHPLAPQMFEDVKEYFNWYNNRKDIPSDLKDPLAPCVGLVLQRTHLVTGDDAHYVAMVQEIEAMGARVISVFAGGLDFSKPVDAYFYDKGRGEGVALVDTVVSLTGFALVGGPARQDHPKAIESLKRLNRPYMVALPLVFQTTEEWQDSDLGLHPIQVALQIAIPELDGAIEPIILSGRDGTTGKAIALQDRIEAVAQRALKWANLRRKPKLQKRVAITVFSFPPDKGNVGTAAYLDVFGSIYEVMQSLQRNGYDVQNLPESAEKLMQEVIHDAQAQYSSPELNIAYQMSVPQYEELTPYSERLEENWGPPPGHLNSDGQNLLIYGKLFGNVFIGVQPTFGYEGDPMRLLFSRSASPHHGFAAYYTYLERIWQADAVLHFGTHGSLEFMPGKQIGMSGECYPDNLIGTIPNIYYYAANNPSEATIAKRRSYAETISYLTPPAENAGLYKGLKELSELIASYQTLKDSGRGIPIVNTIVDKCRIVNLDKDIALPETDARDISAEERDTIVGLVYRKLMEIESRLLPCGLHVIGKPPTAEEAIATLVNIAELDRQEEEILSLPRIIANSINRDIDEIYRNSDRGILEDVQLLQEITLATRDAVSALVKAQTDADGRVSKVSKLNFFNMGKKEPWLEALHQADYPKVDPQALKPLFEYLEFCLQQIVADNELGALLKALEGEYVLPGPGGDPIRNPDVLPTGKNIHALDPQSIPTTAAVQSAKIVVDRLIARQKADNGGQYPETIACVLWGTDNIKTYGESLAQIMWMVGVRPVPDALGRVNKLELIPLEELGRPRIDVVVNCSGVFRDLFINQMNLLDQAVKMAAEADEPPSMNFIRKHAMQQAEEMGINLRQAATRVFSNASGSYSSNINLAVENSTWDSEAELQEMYLKRKSFAFTSDNPGTMEESRKIFESSLKTAEVTFQNLDSSEISLTDVSHYFDSDPTKVVASLRGDGKTPAAYIADTTTANAQVRSLSETVRLDARTKLLNPKWYEGMLSHGYEGVRELSKRLVNTMGWSATAGAVDNWIYEDTNATFIQDEAMRQRLMNLNPHSFRKVVATLLEVNGRGYWETSESNLELLRELYQEVEDRIEGIE
- a CDS encoding fatty acid desaturase, whose protein sequence is MTILTTPRSIPTIAGKSDIRLKDILKTLPKECFQQNQRKAWLGLLTNVLLVGLGYAGIAIAPWFILPLLWVFTGTALTGFFVIAHDCGHRSFAKRRWVNDLVGHIFMLPLIYPFHSWRLLHNHHHLHTNKLDVDNAWQPFRPEVYASSDKFTQWGYRLVRGRFWWVGSIAHWAIMHFDWSQFSGKNRNQVKLSVAVVVIFAAIAFPVLIATTGIWGFVKFWLMPWLVYHFWMSTFTLVHHTVSDIPFTVGSDWNAATAQLSGTVHCNYPRWIEFLCHDINVHVPHHISTAIPSYNLRLAYSSLQENWADYLHGESQFSLSLMQQITDECYLYEQKNCYQSFQDYHGINR
- a CDS encoding DUF86 domain-containing protein produces the protein MGDMRNVIAHKYFQVNLKILWNTVQNNLPLLMAQIQELLKCETDRDSS
- a CDS encoding class I SAM-dependent methyltransferase encodes the protein MPNQWDAKLYDRNHSFVSELATNLIDLLAPQAGERILDLGCGTGFLTDKIASQGVEVIGIDYATTMIEQARDKYPQLHFEVLDARNLHYQEEFDAVFSNAALHWITEPEKVIFGIHQALKPGGRFVAEFGGQGNIKGITTALYQALEKASYPVNKIPRIWYFPSIAEYGSLLEKHDLQLIFATLFNRPTRLEEGEKGMQNWLKMFANSFLNTFSAEQQANIISDIENQLRPVLYQNGTWFADYCRIRIVAVKE